A region of the Rhizobium binae genome:
GAAAACGGCCCGGGGCGAACCGCCGGCCGTAAAACTCTTTCGATTTGGTAAAGGAAGGCTGAAATTACTTGGTGCCGTACATGCGGTCGCCGGCGTCGCCGAGGCCGGGCACGATATAGCCCTTCTCGTTCAGGTGGCTGTCGATTGCAGCCGTGAAGACGGGAACGTCGGGATGCGCGGCGCGGAAATTGCGGATGCCTTCCGGGGCGGCTAGCAGGCAGAGGAAGCGGATATTGTGGGCGCCGCGTTCCTTCAGCTTGTCGATCGCCGCAATCGAGGAGTTGCCGGTCGCCAGCATCGGGTCGACGACGATGATCAGGCGCTCGGCCACATCTTCCGGCGCTTTGAAGTAATATTCGACCGGCTGCAGCGTTTCGTGATCGCGGTAGACGCCGATATGGGAGACGCGGGCGGAAGGCACGAGATCGAGCATGCCCTCGAGCAGCCCGTTGCCGGCGCGCAGGATCGAGGCGAAGACAAGCTTCTTGCCTTCAAGGATCGGAGACTCGATCGTCTGCAGCGGCGTCTCGATCGTCTCCATCGTCAGCTCGAGATCGCGAGTCACCTCGTAACAGAGCAGCGTGGAGATTTCGCGCAGCAGGCGGCGGAAACTTCCCGTCGATGTCTCCTTGCGCCGCATAATGGTGAGCTTGTGCTGCACAAGCGGGTGATCGATGACCGTGACGCCGTCCATGGGGAAGCCTTTCATTCTTTCTGTCGACTGTTTCTTTCACGGAAATCGGCTCGACCGCAAGGGTTGAGCCGAATTTGCGCCGATCTTCCCCAATCTCCGGAGCCTTTCCTGGTGAAGAAAGGCTCCAGCCTTACAGGCGGGTGAGCAGCGCCTTCCGCGTCTCCTCGTCGACGAAGGCTGCTTCGATCGCGGTGCGCGTCATGGCGTCGATCTCCGCATCGCCGAAGCCGAAAGCTTCAGCGGCCAGCGCATATTCCCGCTCGAGCGACGTATGGAAGAAAGGCGGATCATCCGAGCTGATCGTCACCGGCACCCCCGCTTCCTTCAGCCGGCGCAGCGGATGCGAAGCGAAATCGGGAAAGACCCGCAGTGCGATATTGGAGCCGGGGCAGATCTCGAGCACGGTGCCGAGATCGGCAAGCCGCTTCACCAGGTCGAGATCTTCGATGGCGCGCACGCCATGGCCGATGCGCGCGGGGCGAACCGCATCGAGCGCATCGGCGACGCTGAAGGCGCCGCAGACTTCGCCGGCATGGATGGTGAGCCCCAGGCCGGCATCGCGGGCGACGTCGAAGGCGCGGGCATAGTCGGCCACGCGGCCCATGCGCTCTTCGCCGGCCAGGTTGAAGCCTGTGATCAAGGGATTGCCGGCCTTTGCCGCATATTCGGCTGCAGCGATCACGCTCTCGGGGCCGAAATGCCGTTCGCCGGTGACGATCAGCCGGGCCTCGATGCCGCTCTTTTCCTTGGCGCGCCGAATGCCTTCGCAGACACCCGATATATAGGCGTCGGCACCAAGCCCGATGCGTTTGCCGTGATCGGGTGACACAATGAGTTCGCTGTAGATCGCGTTGATGGTGGCGAGTTCATCAAGGTAGGTTTCGGTCAGAAGCGCATAGTCCTCCTCGGTCTTGTAGACCTCTGAAACCGTGTCGTAGCATTCGAGGAAACTTGCGAAATCATGCCAGACATAGGCGCCGTCGCGAAGCGCCCCGCTGATGTCGATGCCGTATTTCCGCGCCTGCGCCTCGGTCAAAGCCGGCGGTGCCGCACCCTCCAGATGGCAGTGCAGCTCGACCTTCTTCAAATGGGATGTCACAGAAAACTCCTTCCATGCGGTCCGGCCGGAATGCCGAGATGACGCGCAATGCTTTCGCCGATATCGGCATAGGTGCGGCGCACTCCGATCGAACGCGACCGGATGCCGGGGCCATAGGCGATGACAGGCACGCGTTCGCGCGTATGGTCTGTGCCGCGCCAGGTCGGATCGCAGCCGTGATCGGCGGTGAGCACGACGAGGTCGCCGGGCTTCAGCTTCTTGTGAACCTCGGGCAGGCGCGCATCGAAGGCTTCGAGGGCTGCGGCATAACCCGGCACATCACGGCGATGGCCGTAATTCATGTCGAAATCGACGAAATTGGTGAAGACGAGATCGCCGTCGTTCGCCGCGTCGATCGCCGACAGCGACGCATCCATTAGCGCCTCGTTGCCTGTCGCCTTGATGACCCTCGATATGCCCTGATGGGCGAAGATATCGCCGATCTTCCCGACGGCATGCACGTGCCGGCCTTGCTGGACGAGCCTGTCGAGCAATGTCGGCTCCGGCGGCAGCACCGAGAAGTCGCGCCGGTTTCCGGTACGCTGGAAGGTGGAAGCCGACTGGCCGATGAAGGGCCTGGCGATGACGCGGCCGATATTGTAGGGATCGAGCAGCCCGCGGGCGATCTGGCAGAAGGTGAGCAGCCGATCAAGGCCGAAATGCGCTTCGTGTGCGGCGACCTGGAAGACTGAATCCGAAGAAGTGTAGCAAATCGGCTTGCCGGTGCGGATATGCTCTTCGCCGAGCCGGGCGATGATTTCAGTTCCTGATGCATGGCAGTTGCCGAGAATGCCGGGCACATCGCCGTCTCTGCACA
Encoded here:
- the upp gene encoding uracil phosphoribosyltransferase gives rise to the protein MDGVTVIDHPLVQHKLTIMRRKETSTGSFRRLLREISTLLCYEVTRDLELTMETIETPLQTIESPILEGKKLVFASILRAGNGLLEGMLDLVPSARVSHIGVYRDHETLQPVEYYFKAPEDVAERLIIVVDPMLATGNSSIAAIDKLKERGAHNIRFLCLLAAPEGIRNFRAAHPDVPVFTAAIDSHLNEKGYIVPGLGDAGDRMYGTK
- a CDS encoding adenosine deaminase; translation: MTSHLKKVELHCHLEGAAPPALTEAQARKYGIDISGALRDGAYVWHDFASFLECYDTVSEVYKTEEDYALLTETYLDELATINAIYSELIVSPDHGKRIGLGADAYISGVCEGIRRAKEKSGIEARLIVTGERHFGPESVIAAAEYAAKAGNPLITGFNLAGEERMGRVADYARAFDVARDAGLGLTIHAGEVCGAFSVADALDAVRPARIGHGVRAIEDLDLVKRLADLGTVLEICPGSNIALRVFPDFASHPLRRLKEAGVPVTISSDDPPFFHTSLEREYALAAEAFGFGDAEIDAMTRTAIEAAFVDEETRKALLTRL
- a CDS encoding phosphopentomutase; this encodes MARAFLFVLDSFGVGGAPDAAAYGDEGADTLGHIAEFCAAGAGDRAGLRSGPLCLPNMSELGLMHIAHAASGQFPAGMPLPEKVYGVYGTANEISRGKDTPSGHWEIAGTPVNFDWGYFPTEGDAFPPELIEALCRDGDVPGILGNCHASGTEIIARLGEEHIRTGKPICYTSSDSVFQVAAHEAHFGLDRLLTFCQIARGLLDPYNIGRVIARPFIGQSASTFQRTGNRRDFSVLPPEPTLLDRLVQQGRHVHAVGKIGDIFAHQGISRVIKATGNEALMDASLSAIDAANDGDLVFTNFVDFDMNYGHRRDVPGYAAALEAFDARLPEVHKKLKPGDLVVLTADHGCDPTWRGTDHTRERVPVIAYGPGIRSRSIGVRRTYADIGESIARHLGIPAGPHGRSFL